The nucleotide sequence CCGGCTGTACATGGTGGCTGCTGCCAGCATTTCCATAGGCAGACTGATGCTGGTGGTGAGCATGTGTTCCAGCAGAGGAACCCTGACACGGTGTAACCTGAGTGAATCTGAGACCATTGCGGATAAGCTTTACTGGTAGAGTGGCTAAATTGTCGGATTATTTGGCTGATTTGTCCAGATGACATTGTGACAGTACCATTACACTAAAGCGACATAGTGAGAGTACTGTTTTTTGCGTATCTGCCATTCAGGCAGTCAGCCGGAAGCAGGTGTCAGCATTCAAGGTGGCAGGAGTTTTTGAGTGTCCAGATTACCCGTTATCGTTGCCCAGGGTGGCGTCAGTCCGGCAGGACGAAGCTCCGGTTTTCATGGTTATCGACGTCTGGTGGTTGACCGGCTGGGGGCTGTTGAGCGTCAGCAGACCCTGAACGCAATCGCCCGTCTGCGAGGGCTGGACAACACAGTGACCGAGCAGGACATTCTTTCCGGTACCCTGATTCGTCAGCTGGAAGATAACCTGTTTGATGCCGACAACCTCTACCTGCACAATGCCCTGAATGTTCAGGAAGGCTCTGAGCTGATCCTGCCAGTCCGTCGTCTGCCCGCTTTACCCGAAGGCTGGGTGACAGAGCCTCTGGCTGATGGCAAACACGTTCGTGTCCGGGTCACTGCGACGCATAAAATGATGTTGCCGGGCAGCAGGGTTTCACCGGTCAAGGCGGCCGGGCAACTGCCGTCTGGATTTCAGCCGGAAAAACTGTACCAGTCCCGTCACCATCCCCGTTCACTGGCCATGACCGTATTCGGTGCTTCCGATGCGGTGCTGTCCTCAGGACTCGACTGGGCAGGTCTGAAAGGTTTGCTGGCACCGGAAGAGATGGCGGTGTATTCCGGCAGCGCTATGAGTCAGCTGGATTATAACGGCAACGGTGGCATGATGCAGGCGCGCCTGCTGGGCAAACGGGTGACGTCCAAACAGTGTCCGCTGGGCTTTTCAGAAATGTCAGCGGACTTTATCAATGCCTATATTCTTGGTTCTCTGGGAGCCACCGGCACCAGTATGGGCGCCTGTGCCACCATGCTGTATAACCTGCAGCTGGCGGTTAATGATATTCGAAGCGGGCGTCGTCGTCTGGTGGTGGTTGGCAACAGTGAAGCGCCGGTTACACCTGAAATAATGGACGGTTATACCACCATGGGCGCACTGGCAACGGATGCAGACCTCAGGGGGCTGGATCAGCTGATGGACAGCGAAGATCCGGACTGGCGCCGTGCCTGTCGGCCGTTTGCTGATAATGCGGGCTTTACCATTGCAGAGTCTTCCCAGTTTCTGATTTTGATGGATGATGAACTGGCTATGGAAGCAGGCGCAGAAGTACTGGGTGCTGTGGCGGATGTTTTTGTTAATGCCGATGGCTACAAAAAATCCATCTCCGCCCCGGGAGCCGGTAACTATCTGACGGTTGCCAGGGCGGCTGCACTGGGTCGATCCATTCTGGGCGAAGAGGCACTCCGCCAGCGCAGTTATGTTCAGGCACATGGCACTGGTACGCCGCAGAACCGCGTGACCGAATCGCACATTCTCAATGAGACGGCAAAGGTCTTTGGCATTGACCAGTGGGCGGTGTCTGCTGTGAAAAGCTACGTCGGACATTCAATCGGTGTGGCCGGCGGCGACCAGATAATGTCAACCCTTGGGGTATGGGACCAGGGGATTATTCCGGGTATTCGCACCATCAACCATCTCGCGGAAGATGTTCACGCTTCACACCTGAATATTCTTACCGACCACCATGATGCGGGTGTCAACGGTATAGACATGACACTGGTGAACGCTAAAGGTTTCGGTGGGAATAATGCCACCGCCCTGATAATGAGCCCTGACGTGGTCCTGTCGATGATGCAGAAAAAGCATGGTGAAAAAGCGACGACTGCATGGGAACACCGTCAGGAAAACACCCGTGAACGCCAGCAGGAATACGAAGATCAGTATCAGCAGGGAACCATGACGCCGATCTATCAGTTTGGTCAAGGCGTCCTGAATGGCGACGAGCTGGACTATACGGATCAGAAACTGTCGGTACCCGGCTATGGTCGTGCAATGAACCTGAATCTGGAAAACCCATACTGGTAAGCCAGCAAACTCCTCCCCGTTACGAGGCTGTCGCAAAAGGGCTGCGCTTGCCAATACTGCGTTAAAAAATGGCTCAAAATGCTCATTTACTCGGTGTAAACTGCGCTTTTTCGCCATTTTTTGCCTTGTCTTGCCTGCGCTCGCTGCCTTTTGCGACAGCCTCTTACCTGCCTGGCGACGGGGTGCCTCTCTTTTCTTTCTCGACTTGCCTGTTTTTCTAAGCCCTTTGTAAAAGCAAAGGCTTTCAGTTGATTTTATTGGCCACTCAAGCCATTCTCATCGAGTCATTGTTGTATCGTTACATAGATGCTGCACATTCAAGGCGTAGCAGGTGTTTTGGTGGACAGAAAGGAGAATCACATGCTCATGAGTCGTCTGGGAATAGCCCTGGTTTTAGTGGGAGCTGTAGGTATACAGCCGCTGGCTGCCCGGGCTGATGCCGGGCGTGTGGATATCAGCAGCGCCACTCAGTCCAGTCTGACGCTGTATTCTGACAAGGCATTTGTACGTCATTCACTGTCTACCCTGCCTTCTGAACAGGGCAGCCTCACAGTGTCGGGGCTACCTCAGGAATGGGATCATGACAGTCTTGATCTGAGGTATCGGGAGAGCGCCGGCTCAGTGACTCCGGCTCAGCTGGTCTGGCAGCCGGATGGTTTAGACCGGGATGCGATTTACCGGGGAATGGTTGGAAAAACGGTTGAATTGCTGGGTGGAGGCCTGAATGTTCCGGTACAGGGCACAATGCTGTCTTACCATTCTGGTCTGGCACTGGTTCAGGGAACAAATGGACGACAGTATCTTGTAGACTGGAGCGACCCGCAGGGCATACGGGTCGCTGGTCGTGATGCTATGGTCGCTGATAACCGGCTGGTTTCAGGTATTACCGCATCGTTTACACCTGCACAGGTTAAACAGCTGAAGGCTGATAATCTGCAATTGTCGTATGTGACACCGTCATTACGTTTTAGCAGTCATTATCGTATGACAGTGAATGACACCGATAATGCCCGGCTGGAGCTGAGCGCCCTGCTGAATAATTACAGCGACACCAGCTACAACCGGGCGGATATACGACTGGTTTCCGGTGACACCGGCAGGAGCGTTGCCTATGTCCGCAACAGACAGGTGATGATGGAAGCCGCCCCGGCTGCCATGGATTCAACCGGTGAAAGGGTGGGCGAAATGCTGGTGCAGAAACTGCCAAAAGGCACCCGGCTGCCTGCGCGCTCCAGTCAGCAGCTCAGCCTGTTTCATAAGGATGCGCTGAAGGTAGAAAAACTGTATGCACTGGATGTTTACGGACGCTCTTTCAGTGGTCGCAATAAGGTGGCTGAAAGACCTCGTTTGACTTATCGTTTCAAGGCGGAAGCCGATCTGCCTGCTGCACCGATTAAGCTGTTTGAAGAAACCAGTGATGGTGCAGTCATCATCGCCGGTGAAAGCTGGCTGACGCAGACAACATCCGGTGACTATGCCCATTTGACCATGGGAGAAGCCCTGGCTGTCCGGGTTGAGCGTAACTTGAAAAATTCTCAGCAACAGGAAAAAAACCTGAAGAACCAGTGGCAGGCTGTTATTCGCAATGATCAGGATGTCGACGTTAAGCTCACGCTGATGGAGCGTGATTCGGGATTGTTAAAAATCAGTGATGTAACAGGTGCCACCCTCGAAGGTGCGCGCACTCTTACCGTTAAAGTGCCTGCCAAAAGCTCTCGGGAGATCAGTTATCAGGCGACCTACCGACTTTAAGGCGGTTACCTCCGGCACTTCCTGTTATGGGGCATTGCTGTTATGGGGCATTGCTCTTATGAGGTATAGTATTCCGAAACACTGGGGCAGGTGGCTGGGTTCAGCTATTTGCCTTTTTCTGCTTTTAAATCCACTGCCTGTTTTTGCCCAGTTTCAGTACAGGTATTGGCTGAAGATTATCTTTGATACTGAAGATCAAATAACCATTCCTTTCAGGCTCAGTAGGGGTACAGACCGGGGAGCTGACTCTGCTCCTTCTGAGTCAGTAGCAAGCCGCCTCAGCAACCCGCAGCGGCAGTGTCTGGAACATCGTGGTAATGCCTGTGGATGCGTCAGAACAGCCCCCATTGCTCAGCGGCACGAACCCGTGTCTCAGTTAGAAGAGGTGAGAGTTGAAGGCCATTTCACAATGCCTGACGGAGCCTCTCAAACCCTCCAACTCCTTCCGGAGAATAATGCGTTCCACCAGGAGCGGTTGATGACAGGTGATCAGATAAACGCCCTGAATCAACAGATTGCCCTGATGGCACATATCCTGGCCGGGCTGAGAAAGAGAGAGCATAGGCAACTGTTCAGCGCAGAAACCGCGAAGATGTCCTATTGCAGTCCTGCAAAAGCTTTAAAGTCATGGTATTTTCGTTGTGGTTTTGGCTTTTGCACAGCCTTATGGTGGCTTCCGGGTGCCCTTAGTGGGGCTCCGGGTGCTTATGCAGGTTCCTGTATCGGTTCTACCATCACTGGTTACGCCCTTGCCTTTATAGCCGGTTACCAGAAGCTTTCGAATTGGTTTGTGGGTATTACTTTGCATCACGATGGCACCCGGCTATTACAGGAGGATGCTGAGCTACTGCGAAGGGTTATAACACAGCTTGATGGGCGATCGCGGTTGTATTCACTTCGGTTTACCAGTCCGGAAACCGCCGAGTTGCGCTTTCAGGTACTTTTGGCAGATTCTATCAGGTTGAGTGAGCAGGCTCTGGTGTATATGGGTTTATCAGGTCATTATCAGACCGTTTCAGTCAACGCATCTGAAGATGCCCCGCTAACTCCTGTTAATGAAATTATATTTATGGAAACCAGTTTATAAACAGAATGAGCCGGAGATATGTCAAAGTATAAGTCTATTGTCGTTTTAACAGGTGCAGGTATTTCGGCGGAATCCGGTATTCGTACCTTCCGCGCCAGTGACGGCTTGTGGGAAAATCATCCAGTTGAAGAAGTTGCCACGCCTGAGGGTTACTACCGCAATCCGGCACTGGTACAGACTTTCTATAACCAGCGCCGCCAGCAGTTGAGTGAAGTTGACGTTAATCAGGCGCATCTGGCTCTGGCTGATTTTGAGAAAACGTTTGATGGTGAATTTCTTCTGGTGACCCAGAATGTAGACGACCTCCATGAACGCGCGGGCAGTCGTCACCTGATTCATCTGCATGGTGAGCTGTACAAAGTACGGTGTCAGGATACCGAACAGGTTTTTGAGTGGAAACAGGATGTAACGCTGGAAACGGAATGCCCCTGTTGTCACAAACCGGGTAACCTGCGCCCTCATATTGTCTGGTTTGGAGAGATGCCTCTGGAGATGGAACGGATTTACGACGCGCTGTCACGCTGTGACCTGTTTATCTCAATTGGTACTTCCGGCAACGTCTATCCGGCTGCCGGTTTCTGTCAGGAGGCATTGGCAGCTGGCGCTCATACGGTAGAGCTGAACCTTGAGCCCAGTGAAACCCGTGATGCATTTCTGGAAGCGGTGCATGGGCCTGCTACCCGGGTTGTGCCGCAATATCTGTCCCAACTTCGCGGGGATGACGATGGTTCTTCTTAAGAGACGACAGAAGCTGAATACGAACCAGTATTGAATCGTATTCAGCATCCAGTCTACAAAGTTGAAATGATGTCTATGAATCACACAACTCAGGTGGTTTGATTACCAAAGACTGTTTCAAACATCAGACTGCAACCGGAACGCCTGAGTACAGGTCGCTGACAATTTCCTTACAGGTTTTAATTTCTTTAATCAGGCTGACTGCCGCACTAACAGAAATAAACCCTTTGTCCAGTCTTCCTTTAATGAATCCATCCAAAAACGTCTGGGTAATTTTTTCTACAATGGCTTCGTTATCTTTCAGCTCAGCGGTTTGATTTTCCATGTAATCAGTAACTGACTGGGTTGTCAGGCAGCGCTCATGACCGTAAGCCGTTTTTAATGTTACTGTTTCTTCAGATTCGAATTTGATGATTGCGTCTTTGGTGATTTGAGACGCCGGGCTCTCTTCGCTTGTAATAAATGCAGTACCAACAAATACACCTTCTGCACCCAGGGCAAAGGAAGCCTTAACGCCGCGCGAGTCAACAATACCACCGGCTGCTAATACAGGGATATCAACAGAGTCAGCAATAACCGGAACAATGGACATCGTTCCGAGAGTATTCATTGGCGCAGAACCGCCTTCATCAAATCCGGTTGCTACGATCACGTCTGCTCCGGCACGTTCAGCCAGCTGCGCTTGTTCAATGGTTGGGTTCACCGGTCTGGCGATAACCTTCATACCATAGTCTTTTAATTTCTTAACTGCACTTTCAGTTACATAGCCAGCTGCAACAACGTGCATGACTTCTTCTTCAATTGCTACCTGCAGGCAGGCATCACCGAAGAAGTCAATTCCGTCAAATGGCAACACATAGTTAAAAGCAAATGGCTTGTTCGTGAGTTTCTTAATCTTCCTGATTTGAGTACGCATTCTTTCAGCGGTTTCCTCAACTGAGGTGACTTTTGTATCGTAGCCGCCATTAAAACCGTAAGTGCCAAGGCCTCCTGCTTCAGATACCGCCGCAACCATCTCGGCAGATGTCACCCAAAGCATTGGTGCCTGGATAATGGGCTTTTCAATATTAAGAACTTCACAAATCCGGTTTTTCATAGTAGAACCTTAAATTTCTGGTCAGATTAAACACTTTAGTAGTTAGATAATGTCTAACTAACTAGTTAAATAAAAAAATCAATAAGAATTACAAAAAAACTTAATGATCTTTTGTAATTTCTATCAAAAATTCCATAAACTGATTTGCTTCCCTGTCAGTTAAAACGTCACATATCTCAATGGCCAGATCTTCCTGGGCCAGTGACTTATATCTGGCTACCTTTTTGCCCTTATCAGTCAATTCAATGAAGTGTACTCGCCCGTCATTAGGGTCTTTTTTTCTATAGATACAGCCTGCCTTATGCAGCTTATTGATGATTTCGGTTACTGATGGCTTTGTAATGTTCAGTAGTTTTGCAAATTGACTGGTGGTCAGGTCAGGCGTTTTGTCGATTGTCTCCAGGTAAAAAAATTGTTTGGCCGTTAAATCAGCCGCACCCAGATCTTCAATGACCTGAAATGCGCACTTAGCATGTTTTTCCATGAAAATGTGCAATATTTCACTCAGTTTCTTCTGCTGCCTCAAAAATTAACCTCTTTCAATATAGTTAGTTTAGTCCTAACGAATAATATAGCTGATTTTTATGACTGTCAACCGCTAATCTGACAAGTCCATACCACCCTGTTTTCTGACCACCATAACGGGCATAGCAGGCTGGATACCAGAGCAAGGGCGAATGACGTGCAAAAGCGGGCTATTGCGAGGGCTTCAACGGTCAGCTCCTCATGACTCTCTTTTCAGATGGCCTCTTAGAGTTCACTTTTAAAGCGTAAACCGGTCTGCTGTTCTATCCTGATGTCCTTTGTTGGTCTGGGAACCTGGTTCAGGAAGTAGTAGTTTGAGATCGTTGATTACCCGTTTCATGCCTGAGATTGAAGTCTATGGTACCCAGCCTGTACCGGAAAATCTGCGGCAAGCAGGTAGTTATGACCTGTTTGTGATAATGACCAATTTTCTGGTCAATCCTGCCTCTATTTATTCTGCGGCTCTTGGCGTAGCCGGAGGTTTATCGTTTATCGCTGTGGTCATTACCCAGGTGGTCGCTCTGTTTGTTGCCATGGTCGCCCTGCTGGTGATGGCGAGAATGGGGGTGGATTACGGTTTAACGGGACAAATGGCCTGTCGAACAGCCCTTGGTGTCAGGGGAGGGCGCTGGCTGACGTCGCCATTAAGGGCAGTATGTTCGGTTTACTGGTTTGCTTTTCAGACCCTGGTGAGCAGTCTGGCGCTGACTGCCATCTTGTCAGAGTACTTCGATATAATTCTGCCACTGACAACGGTGGCTCTGCTTTTTGCCGTTTTACAGGTGGCGGTGGCGCTGGTGGGCTATCGCTGGTTGCAGGGGGTGTTTAGCAGAGCTTTGCCGCTGAAGATTCTGTGTCTGATAATCATTGTTGCCTTGCTCTGGAAGCAGCCCTCTGCGAGTAATAACTGGTTCCACTTACCGGCAGGCAATGACTGGCTACTGGTAATGCTCTGGTTTAATGCTGTTGTGGGCAGCATGCTCACGAATGTCACAGACTCTGCCGACCTGGTTCGTTATGTAAAGAACCGCCGGTGTCTGTGGGCAGGAGCCATGTCCGGGGCGTTATGTGGCGTAGTATTAGGTGCAGGACTGGGTGCCTGGCTGATGATGGTGGTAGGGGGAAGCGCTGACAATCTTTACCACAATGTTTTGCGCGCTGAGCCCGGTCTGCTGATGGTGGCTGCCATTGTTGTCCTGATCGTAATGGATAACTGGACGATTAATGTCATCAATCTGTATACCGGTGGTTTATCGCTGAGTCATACACTGGAGCCCGTGAGTCGTTTTACCTGTACGCTGCTGATCAGCCTTCCTGCCATCTGGCTGTCTGGCACGCCCGAGGTGATTCATAATTATCTGCAAATTATGGAGAAAGCCGGAGTTTTGTTTTCTGCGATTGCCGGTGTACTGCTGGTGGATTATTCCTGCAGAAAATGGCAGTTGAACGTTGATGCCCTGTATCAGGTTAATGGGGAATACTGGTATCAATACGGTTTTCGGATCAGCGCACTGCTCATTATTGCTCTCGCATCACTGGCAGGGTTTTCGGTGCCGGATAGCTGGCCGCTGCCCCTTATTGTCCTTCTGCTATCAGCAGGCAGTTATCGCTTAATGCTGCATTGTGAAGCACGAAACCATTTGGTAATAAAAAGATAATTGATATTCTATTTAGTTATTATTTAATAATAATATATTCCTTCAACTTATATTTAGCTGCGATATTATTGCCTTATTTTATAAAAGTCATTATCAACGACTATGGGGTAATAAAATGGCTAAGGTTTTCGCAGACAACTCCCTCTCTATAGGCAATACACCGCTGGTTCGATTGAATCGTATTGCGGGTGATCATGAGATTTATGTAAAAATTGAATCACGCAACCCCGCTAACAGCGTTAAGTGTCGTATTGGTGCCAGCATGATATGGGAAGCGGAATCTTCCGGTAAACTGCGCGAAGGCATGGAGCTGGTTGAACCCACCAGTGGTAATACCGGTATTGCCCTGGCCTTTGTTGCGTCTTCCAAAGGCATTCCTTTAACCCTGACTATGCCATCGTCCATGAGTCTGGAGCGTCGGAAAGTGATTAAGGCGCTTGGCGCCAGGATTATTCTGACTGAACCGGCTAAGGGTATGGCTGGTGCCGTGGCAAAGGCTAAGGAAATCGCAGACTCTGACCCTGAAAAATACTTGTTGTTGCAACAGTTTGAAAACCCTGCCAACCCAAAGATCCATGAAGAAACCACCGGCCCGGAAATCTGGAACGATACCGATGGTGAGATTGATATTTTTGTTGCAGGTGTCGGGACTGGCGGCACCATTACCGGGGTGTCGCGTTACATCAAGGAGATTCGGGGTAAGAACATTACTTCAGTAGCCGTAGAGCCAACTGCATCGCCTGTTATCACCCAGACGCTGACTGCTCAGGAGGTGAAACCTGCCCCTCACAAGATTCAGGGTATTGGTGCTGGTTTTATTCCCGGTAATCTGGATCTGTCAATGGTTGATCAGGTTGAACAGGTCAGTAATGAAGAGGCCATAACCATGGCGCTCAGGCTGATGCGTGAAGAAGGTATTCTTGCCGGTATTTCCAGTGGTGCTGCGGTGGCGGCTGCCCTGAAAGTAGCTGAGGAGCCG is from Endozoicomonas gorgoniicola and encodes:
- a CDS encoding purine-cytosine permease family protein encodes the protein MRSLITRFMPEIEVYGTQPVPENLRQAGSYDLFVIMTNFLVNPASIYSAALGVAGGLSFIAVVITQVVALFVAMVALLVMARMGVDYGLTGQMACRTALGVRGGRWLTSPLRAVCSVYWFAFQTLVSSLALTAILSEYFDIILPLTTVALLFAVLQVAVALVGYRWLQGVFSRALPLKILCLIIIVALLWKQPSASNNWFHLPAGNDWLLVMLWFNAVVGSMLTNVTDSADLVRYVKNRRCLWAGAMSGALCGVVLGAGLGAWLMMVVGGSADNLYHNVLRAEPGLLMVAAIVVLIVMDNWTINVINLYTGGLSLSHTLEPVSRFTCTLLISLPAIWLSGTPEVIHNYLQIMEKAGVLFSAIAGVLLVDYSCRKWQLNVDALYQVNGEYWYQYGFRISALLIIALASLAGFSVPDSWPLPLIVLLLSAGSYRLMLHCEARNHLVIKR
- a CDS encoding MarR family winged helix-turn-helix transcriptional regulator; the encoded protein is MEKHAKCAFQVIEDLGAADLTAKQFFYLETIDKTPDLTTSQFAKLLNITKPSVTEIINKLHKAGCIYRKKDPNDGRVHFIELTDKGKKVARYKSLAQEDLAIEICDVLTDREANQFMEFLIEITKDH
- the cobB gene encoding Sir2 family NAD+-dependent deacetylase, translating into MSKYKSIVVLTGAGISAESGIRTFRASDGLWENHPVEEVATPEGYYRNPALVQTFYNQRRQQLSEVDVNQAHLALADFEKTFDGEFLLVTQNVDDLHERAGSRHLIHLHGELYKVRCQDTEQVFEWKQDVTLETECPCCHKPGNLRPHIVWFGEMPLEMERIYDALSRCDLFISIGTSGNVYPAAGFCQEALAAGAHTVELNLEPSETRDAFLEAVHGPATRVVPQYLSQLRGDDDGSS
- a CDS encoding NAD(P)H-dependent flavin oxidoreductase, translated to MKNRICEVLNIEKPIIQAPMLWVTSAEMVAAVSEAGGLGTYGFNGGYDTKVTSVEETAERMRTQIRKIKKLTNKPFAFNYVLPFDGIDFFGDACLQVAIEEEVMHVVAAGYVTESAVKKLKDYGMKVIARPVNPTIEQAQLAERAGADVIVATGFDEGGSAPMNTLGTMSIVPVIADSVDIPVLAAGGIVDSRGVKASFALGAEGVFVGTAFITSEESPASQITKDAIIKFESEETVTLKTAYGHERCLTTQSVTDYMENQTAELKDNEAIVEKITQTFLDGFIKGRLDKGFISVSAAVSLIKEIKTCKEIVSDLYSGVPVAV
- the cysK gene encoding cysteine synthase A, whose protein sequence is MAKVFADNSLSIGNTPLVRLNRIAGDHEIYVKIESRNPANSVKCRIGASMIWEAESSGKLREGMELVEPTSGNTGIALAFVASSKGIPLTLTMPSSMSLERRKVIKALGARIILTEPAKGMAGAVAKAKEIADSDPEKYLLLQQFENPANPKIHEETTGPEIWNDTDGEIDIFVAGVGTGGTITGVSRYIKEIRGKNITSVAVEPTASPVITQTLTAQEVKPAPHKIQGIGAGFIPGNLDLSMVDQVEQVSNEEAITMALRLMREEGILAGISSGAAVAAALKVAEEPVHKGKKVVVILPDSGERYLSTALFEGEFDEQELVQ
- a CDS encoding beta-ketoacyl synthase, with amino-acid sequence MSRLPVIVAQGGVSPAGRSSGFHGYRRLVVDRLGAVERQQTLNAIARLRGLDNTVTEQDILSGTLIRQLEDNLFDADNLYLHNALNVQEGSELILPVRRLPALPEGWVTEPLADGKHVRVRVTATHKMMLPGSRVSPVKAAGQLPSGFQPEKLYQSRHHPRSLAMTVFGASDAVLSSGLDWAGLKGLLAPEEMAVYSGSAMSQLDYNGNGGMMQARLLGKRVTSKQCPLGFSEMSADFINAYILGSLGATGTSMGACATMLYNLQLAVNDIRSGRRRLVVVGNSEAPVTPEIMDGYTTMGALATDADLRGLDQLMDSEDPDWRRACRPFADNAGFTIAESSQFLILMDDELAMEAGAEVLGAVADVFVNADGYKKSISAPGAGNYLTVARAAALGRSILGEEALRQRSYVQAHGTGTPQNRVTESHILNETAKVFGIDQWAVSAVKSYVGHSIGVAGGDQIMSTLGVWDQGIIPGIRTINHLAEDVHASHLNILTDHHDAGVNGIDMTLVNAKGFGGNNATALIMSPDVVLSMMQKKHGEKATTAWEHRQENTRERQQEYEDQYQQGTMTPIYQFGQGVLNGDELDYTDQKLSVPGYGRAMNLNLENPYW